One stretch of Candidatus Nitrosotenuis cloacae DNA includes these proteins:
- a CDS encoding sulfurtransferase, whose protein sequence is MFVTHSWLKENLNSTDIVILDTRPKIAYSYGHIPNSVSLTVEQIIKISPEGAHLAPEPEVASKLLGELGIDNVKTVVVCGDLMDPSVFRVAWTLQYLGQQNTKVLDVGIGTWQSLGLDMNRVQKKPTPTTFVPKIQNIRIEAQELHGMIGKVTILDARSPQEYFGGHLPGSVLFPFTDGIGQDGKLLDSQESLANLFLQKNIPKNQEVICYCMHGHRASSLYYQAKLAGFEDVRLYDGSFIDWYSKRLPLE, encoded by the coding sequence ATGTTTGTCACCCATTCTTGGCTAAAAGAAAATCTGAACTCGACAGATATTGTCATACTTGACACTAGGCCAAAAATAGCATACTCTTATGGGCACATACCAAACTCGGTCTCATTAACTGTTGAGCAAATAATCAAGATCAGCCCGGAAGGCGCCCATCTTGCACCAGAGCCAGAAGTTGCATCTAAATTGCTTGGCGAGCTTGGAATTGATAATGTCAAAACCGTTGTGGTGTGCGGTGATCTGATGGACCCATCCGTATTCCGTGTTGCGTGGACACTACAATATTTGGGACAGCAAAACACCAAAGTACTTGATGTTGGGATTGGCACGTGGCAGAGCCTTGGGCTTGATATGAACCGTGTACAAAAAAAGCCAACACCAACTACATTTGTTCCTAAAATACAAAACATCAGAATAGAAGCGCAAGAACTACACGGAATGATTGGCAAGGTTACGATTCTTGATGCGCGTAGCCCTCAGGAATATTTTGGTGGACACCTTCCTGGCTCTGTTTTGTTTCCATTCACCGATGGGATTGGACAGGACGGCAAGCTTCTCGACTCACAGGAATCTTTGGCGAATCTGTTTTTGCAAAAAAACATTCCAAAAAACCAGGAAGTAATCTGTTATTGCATGCATGGGCATCGCGCATCCAGCCTGTACTATCAGGCAAAACTTGCGGGATTTGAAGACGTTCGGCTCTATGATGGTTCTTTTATTGATTGGTACTCAAAGCGACTTCCCCTTGAGTAG
- a CDS encoding ERCC4 domain-containing protein codes for MKIENLRIVVDERERKSGIPDLLRAVGVNLEIKTLPIGDYIVAPETIVERKSVSDLISSIFDGRLFDQCNRLKEHFTHPIILMEGNVEEIEQIVENPLVFYGALSVVAIDFKIPIIPTPSATHTAKMLVSMCSRKDTLRGPFLKKIKKSDDVYRQQLSVLCSLPGIGEKLATRMLAKFGSPTKTLGASLADLAKIEGLGEARAKKIRQMLDHTSKLHKESNQKTLDL; via the coding sequence ATGAAGATTGAAAATCTTCGAATTGTAGTAGATGAGCGCGAGCGCAAAAGTGGAATTCCTGATCTATTGCGCGCAGTTGGAGTTAATCTAGAGATAAAGACCCTTCCAATAGGTGACTATATCGTTGCCCCCGAAACCATAGTAGAGCGCAAAAGCGTCTCTGATCTGATATCCTCAATATTTGATGGACGGCTTTTTGATCAGTGCAATCGACTAAAGGAGCATTTTACACATCCTATAATTCTGATGGAGGGAAACGTGGAAGAAATAGAACAAATCGTGGAAAATCCACTGGTATTTTATGGAGCGCTATCTGTGGTGGCAATTGATTTCAAGATTCCGATCATACCTACACCTAGCGCTACACACACTGCAAAGATGCTAGTATCCATGTGTTCAAGAAAAGATACACTGCGGGGACCATTCCTCAAGAAAATAAAAAAATCCGACGATGTGTATCGACAACAGCTTTCAGTTTTGTGCAGCCTGCCGGGAATTGGGGAAAAACTAGCAACTAGGATGCTTGCTAAATTTGGCTCGCCCACAAAAACACTAGGCGCATCACTTGCGGATCTTGCAAAAATAGAAGGCCTTGGGGAGGCACGTGCCAAAAAAATAAGGCAGATGCTGGATCACACCAGCAAACTGCACAAAGAATCAAATCAGAAAACCCTGGACCTGTAA
- a CDS encoding prefoldin subunit beta: MSQGQQIPPWLQEQLMKLQQSQQNLQSIMAQKQQLDIEQMESERALEELKKVADTDPVYKHAGTILVKSTKTTLISELEERKELANTRVTVLAKQEARIKESIKEQETKINEMIRGSQKPPSQ; this comes from the coding sequence ATGTCGCAAGGCCAACAAATTCCTCCATGGTTACAAGAACAACTAATGAAGCTACAGCAATCTCAGCAAAATCTTCAATCCATAATGGCCCAAAAACAACAACTCGACATTGAACAAATGGAGTCCGAGCGAGCACTGGAGGAACTAAAAAAAGTAGCAGACACTGATCCAGTCTACAAGCATGCTGGAACCATACTGGTAAAATCCACCAAGACAACACTAATCTCGGAGCTAGAGGAGCGAAAAGAGCTTGCAAACACTCGCGTTACTGTTCTGGCAAAACAAGAAGCACGAATCAAAGAAAGCATCAAAGAACAAGAAACAAAAATCAATGAGATGATTCGTGGTTCACAAAAGCCACCATCGCAATAA
- a CDS encoding KEOPS complex subunit Pcc1, producing MTLALSAILSIKTKEKTKAIFDSLSADNRFYPENPTKTKISMKKNQIHIQINADELAHLRANLNSTLRLIQASSDSLESLRL from the coding sequence ATGACCTTAGCGCTTAGCGCCATATTATCCATCAAAACCAAAGAAAAGACAAAAGCAATTTTTGACTCGCTAAGTGCAGATAATAGATTTTATCCGGAAAATCCAACCAAGACAAAGATAAGCATGAAGAAAAACCAGATCCACATACAAATCAATGCTGACGAGCTGGCTCATTTACGTGCAAACCTAAACTCTACACTACGACTGATCCAAGCAAGCTCGGACTCACTCGAATCGCTACGGTTATAA
- a CDS encoding 50S ribosomal protein L37 has translation MLKKGGSLKGLRQKYGIKHRKKFSAVHALLKEKRKCTQCGSLKFGREAVGIWACKKCGYKIAGTAYDLSA, from the coding sequence ATGCTAAAAAAAGGCGGATCCCTAAAAGGTCTTAGACAAAAATACGGCATCAAGCACAGAAAAAAATTCTCTGCAGTCCATGCCTTGCTAAAAGAAAAAAGAAAATGCACCCAGTGCGGCTCTCTGAAATTTGGACGAGAGGCAGTAGGAATTTGGGCTTGCAAGAAATGCGGCTACAAAATTGCTGGAACTGCATATGACCTTAGCGCTTAG
- the rrp42 gene encoding exosome complex protein Rrp42, with amino-acid sequence MTAPILDDLKKKKILALLKDGQRIDGRALDEPRALTVDTGVIPKAEGSARVRLGDTEVVCGVKIQPDKPFPDLGDRGIFICTAEILPLADPSAEPGPPGEEVIELARVVDRGIRESGMIDLKQLVLEKDKSVVGIFVDNSVTDYDGNLFDACSYASVASILSCKIPKWEYKDGTITKIDGVLSDPPITTVPVSVTMGKIGDKILVDPNADEWKCMDARMTITTNADGNICAVQKGGSDGFTPEQLVKCAQLSISTGAKIRDMLKQAGRS; translated from the coding sequence ATGACTGCACCAATACTAGATGATCTAAAAAAGAAAAAGATTCTTGCATTGCTCAAAGACGGACAACGAATCGACGGCAGAGCACTAGATGAGCCACGAGCACTAACAGTTGACACCGGAGTCATACCAAAGGCAGAGGGTTCTGCACGAGTACGACTGGGTGATACTGAGGTAGTATGTGGTGTAAAGATTCAGCCAGACAAGCCGTTTCCAGATTTGGGTGATAGAGGAATATTCATCTGTACTGCAGAAATTTTACCACTGGCAGACCCAAGCGCAGAGCCTGGACCACCAGGAGAAGAAGTAATTGAGCTTGCACGAGTAGTTGATAGGGGAATTAGAGAAAGTGGGATGATCGATCTAAAACAACTTGTCCTAGAAAAAGACAAATCTGTAGTTGGAATCTTTGTTGATAATTCTGTGACTGATTATGATGGCAATTTGTTTGATGCATGCTCATATGCATCAGTTGCAAGCATTCTGTCCTGTAAAATTCCAAAATGGGAATACAAGGACGGCACAATCACAAAAATAGACGGTGTACTATCCGACCCACCAATAACTACAGTTCCGGTTTCTGTTACAATGGGAAAAATTGGCGATAAAATCCTAGTTGATCCAAACGCAGACGAATGGAAATGCATGGATGCCAGAATGACCATAACTACAAATGCGGATGGAAACATTTGCGCAGTCCAAAAGGGCGGAAGCGATGGATTCACTCCAGAGCAACTAGTCAAGTGCGCTCAACTCTCTATTTCAACCGGAGCAAAAATAAGGGACATGCTAAAACAGGCAGGTAGAAGTTAA
- the rrp41 gene encoding exosome complex exonuclease Rrp41, giving the protein MGVKKTDIVLLDDKGIRCDGRKIDEPRRIMIKAGVLKNANGSAYIEFGENKILAGVFGPRDVHPKHLANTDRGILRCRYHMQPFSVGERKNPAPSRREIEISKVIKEALEPAVMLEGFPRTVVDVFIEILQADGGSRCAALDAAAVALADAGIPMRDMVSACAAGKVADTIVLDINNEEDQEGQADMPVAYMPNLGKVTLIQLDGVLTPQEYEKCANTAIEGCKLVYEVQKKALQEKFFGDTQE; this is encoded by the coding sequence ATGGGTGTAAAAAAAACAGACATAGTACTATTAGATGATAAGGGAATTCGTTGCGACGGCAGAAAAATTGACGAGCCTCGCAGAATTATGATTAAAGCCGGAGTTCTAAAAAACGCAAACGGATCGGCATACATTGAATTTGGAGAAAACAAAATTTTGGCAGGCGTATTTGGCCCAAGAGACGTTCACCCAAAACACCTGGCAAACACAGATCGTGGAATTTTGCGATGCAGATACCACATGCAGCCATTTTCTGTAGGGGAGAGAAAAAATCCGGCACCGTCCAGAAGAGAAATAGAGATTTCCAAGGTAATCAAAGAGGCACTAGAACCAGCAGTAATGCTAGAGGGCTTTCCAAGGACTGTAGTTGATGTCTTTATAGAAATCCTACAGGCTGATGGTGGTTCTAGATGTGCAGCACTTGATGCAGCAGCCGTTGCATTGGCAGATGCTGGAATTCCAATGAGAGACATGGTTTCAGCGTGTGCCGCAGGAAAAGTAGCAGACACTATAGTTTTGGATATCAATAATGAAGAAGACCAGGAAGGCCAGGCAGACATGCCTGTTGCATACATGCCAAACTTGGGCAAAGTCACACTAATTCAGCTGGATGGCGTTCTAACACCACAGGAATATGAGAAATGTGCTAACACTGCAATCGAGGGCTGCAAATTAGTATACGAGGTACAAAAGAAGGCACTACAGGAAAAATTCTTTGGAGACACACAAGAATGA
- the rrp4 gene encoding exosome complex RNA-binding protein Rrp4, giving the protein MDDIKRKYVIPGDVITTGPYRAEENVHLFGDKIIATTVGISEIFDSGVRVIPLTGMYIPRIDDFIIGIVKSHTSLSWELNINSCYAGILPAADVFGRDFNPKVDDLTSRLKTGDLIAARVANSDRSRDPLITISDRDLGKIEDGELIKISPSKVPRLIGKRGSMIQTIEGATKAIITIGQNGFVVVSCDEPEGLLKAIEAIKMVEEQAHVPNLTEKIQQMLGSNSE; this is encoded by the coding sequence ATGGATGATATTAAAAGAAAATATGTCATACCTGGCGATGTAATCACAACCGGCCCATATCGAGCAGAAGAAAACGTTCACCTCTTTGGCGATAAAATCATAGCTACAACTGTTGGCATTTCTGAAATATTTGATAGCGGCGTTCGCGTAATTCCTTTGACTGGAATGTACATTCCAAGAATTGATGATTTCATTATTGGTATAGTAAAATCTCATACCTCATTATCATGGGAACTCAACATCAACTCTTGTTATGCTGGTATCTTGCCAGCAGCAGATGTTTTTGGGCGCGACTTTAACCCCAAAGTCGATGATCTCACATCCCGACTAAAGACAGGGGATCTGATTGCAGCACGAGTTGCAAACTCTGATAGATCACGTGACCCGCTAATCACAATATCTGACAGGGATTTGGGAAAAATCGAAGATGGTGAGCTGATAAAAATTTCACCAAGCAAAGTTCCAAGACTGATTGGAAAGCGTGGATCTATGATTCAAACAATCGAAGGTGCAACAAAAGCAATCATTACAATTGGACAGAATGGTTTTGTCGTAGTGTCCTGCGACGAGCCAGAGGGATTATTAAAGGCCATAGAAGCAATCAAAATGGTCGAGGAACAAGCACACGTTCCAAATTTGACTGAAAAAATACAACAAATGTTAGGATCAAACAGTGAATAA